A section of the Rhodobacter sp. genome encodes:
- the soxC gene encoding sulfite dehydrogenase — protein MSDDDMREPVGTSRRAFLRTAGLAAGGAVIGAAAGAQEADPLITEVQDWATMTGEGVDATPYGMPIRFEGDVVRRTVSWLTADPISSINFTPIHALDGTITPAGCAFERHHSGAIELSKDDYRLMITGLVDRPLVFTWEDLQRFPRENHVYFCECAANSGMEWGGAQLNGAQFTHGMIHNMEYSGIPLRLLLQEAGVKPEGTWVYVEGADASSNGRSIPMEKALDDVLVAFTANGEALRKEHGYPVRLVVPGWEGNMWVKWLRRIGVTDTAVESREETSKYTDLMPDGRARKWTWTMDPKSVITAPSPQKPILHGAGPLVITGLAWSGRGAVARVDVSLDGGVNWQEARIGTQGGRYALSRFYLEIDWDGAPMLLQSRVTDETGYVQPTKDQLREIRGLNSVYHNNGIQTWAVYENGAVENVEVGS, from the coding sequence CGCCGCTGCCGGCGCGCAGGAAGCCGACCCGCTGATCACCGAGGTCCAGGACTGGGCCACCATGACCGGCGAGGGCGTCGATGCCACCCCCTACGGGATGCCGATCCGGTTCGAAGGCGACGTCGTGCGGCGCACCGTGTCCTGGCTGACGGCGGACCCGATTTCCTCGATCAACTTCACGCCGATCCACGCGCTCGACGGCACCATCACCCCGGCCGGTTGCGCGTTCGAGCGCCACCACTCGGGCGCGATCGAGCTTTCGAAAGACGATTATCGGCTGATGATCACCGGCCTGGTGGACCGGCCGCTGGTCTTCACCTGGGAGGACCTGCAACGCTTCCCGCGCGAAAACCACGTCTATTTCTGTGAATGCGCGGCGAACTCGGGCATGGAATGGGGCGGCGCGCAGCTGAACGGCGCCCAGTTCACCCATGGCATGATCCACAACATGGAATATTCGGGCATTCCGCTGCGCCTGTTGTTGCAGGAAGCGGGCGTCAAACCCGAGGGCACCTGGGTCTATGTCGAAGGGGCCGATGCCTCGTCCAACGGACGCTCGATCCCGATGGAAAAGGCGCTCGATGATGTTCTGGTCGCCTTTACCGCCAATGGCGAGGCGCTGCGCAAGGAACACGGCTATCCCGTGCGTCTGGTCGTGCCAGGCTGGGAAGGCAACATGTGGGTCAAGTGGCTGCGCCGCATCGGTGTCACCGACACCGCCGTGGAAAGCCGCGAAGAGACCTCGAAATACACCGACCTGATGCCCGACGGACGCGCGCGCAAATGGACCTGGACGATGGACCCCAAGTCGGTCATCACCGCGCCCTCGCCGCAAAAACCGATCCTGCATGGTGCGGGTCCGCTGGTCATCACCGGGCTGGCCTGGTCGGGCCGCGGCGCGGTCGCACGGGTGGACGTGTCGCTGGACGGCGGTGTCAACTGGCAAGAGGCGCGCATCGGCACCCAGGGCGGGCGTTACGCGCTGTCGCGCTTCTATCTGGAAATCGATTGGGACGGCGCGCCCATGCTGCTGCAATCGCGCGTGACCGACGAGACCGGCTATGTCCAGCCGACCAAGGACCAGCTGCGCGAGATCCGCGGGTTGAACTCGGTCTATCACAACAACGGTATCCAGACCTGGGCGGTCTATGAGAACGGAGCGGTGGAAAATGTCGAAGTCGGTTCTTAA
- a CDS encoding c-type cytochrome, which translates to MSKSVLKLLAATALVGAGLPASAQTLGLGRAALPAEIAAWDVSVQPNGHGLPVGSGDVLTGEDLWVENCAMCHGDFGEGAGAYPVIAGGDGTLTNRRPVKTVGSYWPYLSTVFDYVHRSMPFGNAQILTPDDTYAIVAYILYSNGLVEDDFTLSNENFTDVVMPNAEGFYPDDRDESEVPLFTHEVCMTGCGPAVHITHRATDLQSTPEGAVTVFAPDRPTGVADNAGAPEGGEGAAPAAPAPAPAEPVEQAVAEPESPGLDPALVAAGEGLWRQCRSCHQVGDGARNGTGPLLTGVVGRHAASVEGFRYSAPMQEAGANGLIWTPEELDSFLADPRAYMRGTRMSFRGLRDAGDRQAIIAYLQSQSQ; encoded by the coding sequence ATGTCGAAGTCGGTTCTTAAGCTCCTCGCTGCGACCGCGCTGGTCGGGGCCGGCCTGCCGGCCTCGGCGCAGACGCTGGGACTGGGCCGTGCCGCCCTGCCCGCGGAAATCGCCGCCTGGGACGTGTCGGTCCAGCCGAACGGGCATGGCCTGCCCGTGGGGTCGGGCGACGTGCTCACGGGCGAGGACCTGTGGGTGGAAAACTGCGCCATGTGCCACGGCGATTTCGGCGAGGGCGCGGGGGCCTATCCGGTCATCGCCGGCGGTGACGGCACCCTGACCAATCGCCGCCCGGTGAAGACGGTGGGCAGCTACTGGCCCTATCTGTCGACGGTGTTCGACTATGTCCACCGCTCGATGCCCTTCGGGAACGCGCAGATCCTGACGCCGGACGACACCTATGCGATCGTCGCCTACATTCTCTATTCGAACGGGTTGGTCGAGGACGACTTCACCCTGTCGAACGAGAATTTCACCGACGTGGTGATGCCGAACGCCGAGGGGTTCTACCCGGACGACCGCGACGAAAGCGAAGTGCCGCTCTTCACGCATGAGGTCTGCATGACCGGGTGCGGCCCGGCGGTGCACATCACCCACCGCGCCACCGATCTGCAATCGACCCCCGAAGGCGCTGTGACGGTCTTCGCGCCCGATCGCCCGACGGGCGTGGCCGACAACGCCGGCGCCCCCGAGGGTGGCGAAGGCGCCGCGCCGGCGGCCCCTGCCCCGGCCCCGGCGGAACCGGTCGAACAGGCCGTGGCCGAGCCGGAAAGCCCGGGCCTGGACCCCGCGCTGGTGGCAGCCGGTGAAGGTCTGTGGCGTCAGTGCCGCTCGTGCCACCAGGTGGGTGACGGCGCGCGCAATGGCACCGGTCCGTTGCTGACCGGCGTCGTGGGTCGCCATGCCGCGTCGGTCGAGGGCTTCCGCTATTCGGCCCCGATGCAGGAGGCCGGCGCGAACGGCCTGATCTGGACGCCCGAGGAACTGGATTCCTTCCTGGCCGATCCGCGCGCCTACATGCGTGGCACGCGGATGTCGTTCCGTGGGCTGCGGGACGCGGGCGACCGGCAGGCGATCATCGCCTATCTGCAAAGCCAGTCGCAGTAA
- a CDS encoding HAMP domain-containing protein, translating to MLGRLLKPFLPRGLYWRAALIVFVPVLTILLVVSLAFIQRHYEGVTRQMTGNFVLVAHHILAETDTRPDRAAAAAEAARLARAFDLLEAGIDTRAPASDSPATLPIYDLSGRLAIRELQAGLPEMASVRLRDGDVTLWLDGTHGYLRLKFRLSQISARNPHQMLVLTLVIGLGMGVIAFIYLKNQMRPIRRLARAAEAFGRGQSVPLRLSGATEVRAASAAFLQMRERIERHIEQRTLLLSGVSHDLRTPLTRMRLALSMMDDEPEARALLADVAEMEALIDRFLEFARTEVAEPSVPTDLGALVAQRVADAARGGRAVTLIAGPPPPILAVRPQLLARALDNLIGNALRYGTRARVSVVQEPDRVVVSVEDDGPGIDPAEYDRATRPFVRLDPARGASRGAGVGLGLSIVADAMRSHGGSLTLDRGDTPGYGGLVARLILPRKHADAGSV from the coding sequence ATGCTCGGCCGCTTGCTCAAACCGTTTCTGCCGCGCGGCCTCTATTGGCGGGCCGCGTTGATCGTATTCGTGCCGGTGCTGACGATCCTGCTGGTGGTGTCGCTGGCCTTCATCCAGCGCCATTACGAGGGGGTGACGCGGCAGATGACCGGCAATTTCGTGCTGGTCGCGCATCATATCCTGGCCGAGACCGACACGCGCCCCGATCGCGCCGCGGCCGCGGCCGAGGCGGCGCGCCTGGCCCGGGCCTTTGACCTGCTCGAGGCCGGGATCGACACACGCGCGCCCGCCAGCGACAGCCCGGCGACGCTGCCGATCTACGATCTGTCGGGCCGCCTGGCGATTCGCGAACTGCAGGCGGGTCTGCCCGAGATGGCCTCGGTGCGGTTGCGCGACGGGGATGTGACGCTGTGGCTGGACGGCACGCACGGGTATCTGCGGCTGAAATTCCGGCTCAGCCAGATCTCGGCGCGCAATCCGCATCAGATGCTGGTGCTGACGCTGGTAATCGGGCTGGGGATGGGGGTGATCGCCTTCATCTACCTGAAGAACCAGATGCGCCCGATTCGCCGGCTGGCGCGCGCGGCCGAGGCCTTTGGCCGGGGGCAGAGCGTGCCCCTCAGGCTGTCCGGCGCGACCGAGGTGCGGGCCGCCTCCGCCGCGTTCCTGCAAATGCGCGAGCGGATCGAACGGCACATCGAACAGCGCACGCTGCTGCTGTCGGGCGTCAGCCACGACCTGCGCACGCCGCTGACGCGGATGCGCCTGGCCCTGTCGATGATGGACGACGAGCCGGAAGCCCGGGCGCTGCTGGCCGATGTCGCGGAAATGGAGGCGCTGATCGACCGCTTCCTGGAATTCGCCCGGACCGAAGTCGCCGAACCCTCGGTGCCGACCGACCTGGGCGCGCTGGTTGCGCAGCGCGTGGCCGACGCGGCGCGGGGCGGGCGGGCGGTGACCCTGATCGCGGGGCCGCCGCCGCCGATTCTGGCGGTTCGACCGCAACTGCTGGCGCGCGCGCTCGACAATCTGATCGGCAATGCGCTGCGCTATGGAACCCGGGCGCGGGTGTCGGTGGTCCAGGAACCCGACCGCGTCGTCGTCAGTGTCGAGGATGACGGACCGGGTATCGATCCCGCGGAATACGACCGCGCCACGCGCCCCTTCGTGCGGCTCGACCCCGCGCGCGGGGCCAGCCGGGGCGCCGGCGTCGGGCTGGGCCTGTCGATCGTGGCGGATGCGATGCGCTCGCATGGCGGCAGCCTGACGCTGGATCGCGGGGATACGCCCGGTTACGGCGGGCTGGTCGCCCGTCTGATCCTGCCGCGGAAACACGCGGATGCGGGGTCCGTCTAA
- a CDS encoding MBL fold metallo-hydrolase, with the protein MTERGTNTYLLGDGAVTVIDPGPADPAHLAAILAALKPGERVAQILVTHAHLDHSPLAAPLARQTKAPVLSFGDARSGRSDRMAALGDHVGGGEGLDLAFAPDLQLADGDTVDVGGQPLRAVHTPGHLGGHLCFHWGGALFSGDHVMGWAPSLVSPPDGDLTDFMRSLDRIESLGPLRYFPGHGAPVPDGLARTRALRSHRLMREAAIREAVLDGARTLGAVTERVYTDVPPALLPAAARNVLAHLIDLDARNILKFEGIPGPNTRIAAP; encoded by the coding sequence ATGACCGAACGCGGCACCAACACCTACCTGTTGGGCGACGGCGCGGTGACGGTCATCGACCCGGGCCCTGCCGATCCCGCGCATCTGGCGGCGATCCTGGCGGCGCTGAAGCCTGGCGAGCGGGTGGCCCAGATCCTGGTCACCCACGCGCATCTGGATCACTCGCCCCTGGCCGCACCGCTTGCCCGCCAGACCAAAGCGCCGGTTCTGTCGTTTGGCGACGCGCGCTCCGGACGCTCGGACCGCATGGCGGCGCTGGGGGATCATGTCGGCGGCGGCGAGGGGCTGGACCTGGCCTTTGCGCCCGATCTCCAACTGGCCGACGGCGACACGGTCGATGTCGGCGGCCAGCCGCTGCGCGCCGTGCACACCCCGGGCCACCTGGGCGGGCATCTGTGCTTTCACTGGGGCGGCGCGCTGTTTTCGGGCGATCACGTCATGGGATGGGCGCCCAGTCTGGTGTCCCCGCCCGACGGGGACCTGACGGACTTCATGCGCAGCCTCGACCGGATCGAATCCCTGGGCCCATTGCGCTACTTTCCCGGCCACGGCGCGCCGGTGCCCGACGGCCTGGCGCGCACCCGCGCGCTGCGCAGCCACCGCCTGATGCGCGAGGCCGCGATTCGCGAGGCCGTCCTGGACGGGGCCCGGACCCTGGGCGCGGTGACCGAACGGGTCTATACCGACGTGCCCCCGGCCCTGCTGCCCGCCGCCGCGCGCAACGTGCTCGCGCATCTGATCGACCTCGACGCGCGCAACATCTTGAAATTCGAGGGAATTCCAGGGCCAAACACGCGTATCGCCGCGCCCTGA
- the parE gene encoding DNA topoisomerase IV subunit B, protein MSDDLLSGQTETYDASSIEVLEGLEPVRKRPGMYVGGTDERALHHLVAEILDNSMDEAVAGHANRIEVELHADYAVTIRDNGRGMPFDPHPKFPGKSALEVILCTLHAGGKFSGKAYETSGGLHGVGASVVNALSDSMVVQVARDRKLVEQRFARGVPLGPVVELGAAPNRRGTTTTFHADEVIFGHHRFRPSRLFNMVRSKAYLFSGVEIRWKSAIEDGDTPMEASFHFPGGLADYLSEQLDKDTTYADKPFAGKVGFQEKFGVPGSVEWAINWTPMRDGFVQSYCNTVPTPEGGTHEAGFWAAILKGIRAYGELANNRKAKDITREDMTTGGCALVSCFIREPEFVGQTKDRLATTEAARLVEGAVRDHFDNWLAADPKAAGAILDFLVLRAEERLRRRQEKETQRKTATKKLRLPGKLVDCSAVSRAGTELFIVEGDSAGGSAKMARDRKTQALLPLRGKILNVLGAASGKMGQNAEINDLCQALGVGLGSKFRVDDLRYDKVIIMTDADVDGAHIASLLMTFFFTQMRPMIDHGHLYLACPPLFRLTQGARRIYALDEAEKAVWLDKGLGGKGKIDVSRFKGLGEMDAKDLKETTMDPASRKLIRVSIDEDIPGETGDLVERLMGKKPELRFQYISENARFVEDVDV, encoded by the coding sequence ACGCGCGCTGCACCATCTGGTGGCCGAGATCCTCGACAATTCGATGGACGAGGCCGTCGCCGGCCACGCCAATCGGATCGAGGTCGAACTGCACGCCGACTACGCCGTCACCATCCGCGACAACGGGCGCGGGATGCCATTCGACCCGCATCCCAAGTTTCCCGGCAAATCCGCGCTCGAGGTGATCCTGTGCACGCTGCACGCGGGTGGCAAATTCTCGGGCAAGGCATACGAGACCTCGGGCGGGTTGCACGGGGTTGGCGCATCGGTGGTGAACGCCCTGTCGGACAGCATGGTGGTGCAGGTCGCGCGCGACCGAAAGCTGGTCGAACAACGGTTCGCGCGCGGGGTGCCGCTGGGCCCCGTGGTGGAACTGGGCGCCGCCCCCAACCGACGCGGCACCACCACGACCTTCCATGCCGACGAGGTGATCTTTGGCCATCACCGGTTCAGGCCCTCGCGGCTGTTCAACATGGTGCGCTCGAAGGCCTATCTTTTCTCGGGCGTGGAAATCCGCTGGAAATCCGCGATCGAGGACGGCGACACCCCGATGGAGGCCAGCTTCCATTTCCCGGGCGGCCTGGCCGATTACCTGTCCGAGCAGCTCGACAAGGACACGACCTATGCCGACAAACCCTTTGCCGGCAAGGTCGGCTTTCAGGAAAAGTTCGGCGTGCCGGGTTCGGTCGAATGGGCAATCAACTGGACACCGATGCGCGACGGCTTCGTGCAGAGCTACTGCAACACCGTTCCCACGCCCGAAGGCGGCACGCACGAGGCGGGTTTCTGGGCGGCGATCCTCAAGGGGATCCGCGCCTATGGCGAACTGGCCAACAACCGCAAGGCCAAGGACATCACCCGCGAGGACATGACGACGGGCGGCTGCGCCCTGGTCTCGTGCTTCATCCGCGAGCCCGAGTTTGTCGGCCAGACCAAGGACCGGCTGGCCACCACCGAGGCCGCGCGCCTGGTCGAGGGCGCCGTGCGCGACCATTTCGACAACTGGCTGGCGGCCGATCCCAAGGCGGCGGGGGCGATCCTGGATTTCCTGGTCCTCAGGGCCGAGGAACGCCTGCGCCGGCGACAGGAAAAGGAAACGCAGCGCAAGACCGCGACCAAGAAACTTCGGCTTCCGGGCAAGCTGGTCGATTGCTCGGCCGTGTCGCGCGCGGGCACGGAATTGTTCATCGTCGAGGGCGACTCGGCCGGCGGCTCGGCCAAGATGGCGCGCGACCGCAAGACCCAGGCGCTGCTGCCCCTGCGCGGCAAGATCCTGAACGTGCTGGGGGCGGCCTCGGGAAAGATGGGCCAGAACGCCGAGATCAACGATCTCTGCCAGGCGCTGGGGGTGGGGCTGGGGTCCAAGTTCCGCGTCGATGACCTGCGCTATGACAAGGTCATCATCATGACCGACGCCGATGTGGACGGCGCGCATATCGCCTCGCTGCTGATGACCTTCTTCTTCACGCAGATGCGGCCGATGATCGACCACGGTCACCTCTATCTCGCCTGTCCGCCGCTCTTTCGCCTGACGCAGGGCGCGCGCCGCATCTATGCGCTCGACGAGGCCGAAAAGGCGGTCTGGCTGGACAAGGGGCTGGGCGGCAAGGGCAAGATCGACGTGTCCCGCTTCAAGGGTCTGGGCGAGATGGACGCCAAGGACCTGAAGGAAACCACCATGGACCCGGCCTCGCGCAAGCTGATCCGCGTCAGCATCGACGAGGACATACCGGGCGAGACCGGCGATCTGGTCGAACGCCTCATGGGCAAGAAGCCGGAACTGCGGTTCCAGTATATCTCCGAGAACGCCCGCTTCGTCGAGGACGTGGACGTCTGA